In Gallaecimonas pentaromativorans, a single window of DNA contains:
- a CDS encoding NUDIX domain-containing protein — MKTAVVAVIVRAGKVLVVQRAAGIPAAGYWTPPSGKLNAKETEPQALVREMQEELALAVRPLRCVWQCPAEGAAYRLHWWLAAPMSSTLDPAPAEIAAVRWVRPAQFARLQPTFTAGRHFFETILPGLPEWRGHRAPLGSTLEQ; from the coding sequence ATGAAAACGGCCGTGGTTGCGGTGATAGTGCGGGCGGGTAAGGTACTGGTGGTACAGCGGGCCGCCGGTATCCCGGCTGCCGGTTATTGGACGCCCCCATCGGGCAAGCTCAATGCTAAAGAGACCGAGCCTCAGGCGCTTGTCCGGGAGATGCAAGAAGAGCTGGCCTTGGCGGTGCGGCCGCTGCGCTGCGTCTGGCAATGTCCGGCCGAGGGCGCGGCCTATCGGTTGCATTGGTGGCTGGCTGCACCTATGTCTTCTACCTTGGACCCAGCCCCTGCCGAGATAGCGGCGGTGCGCTGGGTTAGGCCGGCGCAGTTTGCCAGGTTGCAACCAACCTTTACCGCAGGCCGCCATTTCTTTGAAACCATTTTGCCAGGGCTGCCCGAGTGGCGTGGCCACCGGGCACCCCTGGGCTCGACTTTAGAACAATAG
- a CDS encoding SixA phosphatase family protein: MELLLWRHAEALDGIDDLERPLSPKGLQQASKMAAWLGRHGPGGLRLLVSPAARTLETAKVFRQKMEVSKLLAPGCQVQELVTLCHWPLGPAPVLLVGHQPSLGLLASLLLTGQPMPWAIKKGALWWLSSRTRAGEQQCVISTVLAPELL, from the coding sequence ATGGAGCTTTTATTGTGGCGGCATGCCGAAGCTTTGGACGGCATTGACGACCTTGAGCGGCCGCTATCACCCAAAGGGCTGCAGCAGGCAAGCAAGATGGCTGCCTGGCTGGGCCGCCATGGCCCGGGCGGGCTTCGGCTCTTGGTGAGCCCGGCGGCGCGTACCCTGGAAACCGCCAAGGTTTTTCGCCAGAAGATGGAGGTATCGAAGTTGCTAGCTCCCGGCTGCCAGGTGCAAGAGCTCGTGACCCTCTGCCACTGGCCTTTGGGCCCTGCGCCGGTGTTGCTGGTGGGGCATCAGCCCAGTTTGGGGTTACTGGCGTCGTTGTTGCTTACCGGCCAGCCAATGCCTTGGGCCATTAAAAAGGGGGCGCTGTGGTGGCTGAGTAGCCGCACACGCGCCGGCGAGCAGCAATGCGTTATAAGTACCGTGCTGGCGCCCGAGCTGTTATGA